In a single window of the uncultured Dysgonomonas sp. genome:
- a CDS encoding GNAT family N-acetyltransferase, which yields MIQFANEHTMPLVRQMWKTCFGDDDDFLDILFNYKYRNENTLIYFDGDTAVASLQMLPYTITFYGEEISFAYLAGLCTLPEYRRRGYMDQLIHRAHDVIGERGIPLSVLVPAEDWLYGFYEKYGYEKVFEKGTVPLYPLQKILEDNPDITEAYKVYDALFRNKDFCVQKTFTDFKAIVEEQIIDGFPEKYDISGMARIMDIDYLYGLYSQKNPHAGIEIKDIRFLCRLLFGYKTDELDEPFRSLFPLHHPVMNQMLE from the coding sequence ATGATACAATTTGCAAATGAACATACAATGCCGCTGGTTCGTCAGATGTGGAAAACATGCTTTGGCGATGATGACGATTTTTTAGATATCCTCTTCAATTACAAATACAGGAATGAAAATACACTGATATACTTTGATGGGGATACCGCTGTTGCTTCTTTGCAAATGCTGCCTTATACAATTACGTTTTACGGGGAAGAAATTTCCTTTGCCTATTTGGCTGGATTGTGTACCCTTCCTGAATACCGCAGAAGGGGGTACATGGATCAGTTGATACATAGAGCGCATGATGTGATCGGAGAGAGAGGGATACCCTTATCTGTTCTTGTGCCGGCAGAGGATTGGCTATATGGTTTTTATGAAAAATATGGTTATGAGAAAGTATTTGAAAAGGGTACCGTCCCGTTATATCCGTTACAGAAGATACTGGAAGATAATCCTGATATAACCGAGGCATATAAAGTGTACGACGCATTATTTCGCAATAAAGATTTTTGTGTGCAGAAAACATTTACGGATTTTAAAGCCATAGTAGAAGAGCAAATCATCGACGGATTTCCGGAAAAGTATGACATTTCCGGAATGGCTCGGATAATGGATATAGATTACCTATATGGTTTGTATTCACAAAAGAATCCTCATGCCGGTATAGAGATAAAAGATATACGTTTTCTTTGTCGTCTGTTGTTCGGTTATAAAACAGATGAACTGGATGAACCCTTCAGAAGCTTATTCCCGTTGCATCATCCAGTAATGAACCAGATGCTCGAATAA
- a CDS encoding FKBP-type peptidyl-prolyl cis-trans isomerase codes for MNKKLFALIAIFCSLAFCISCSTDNDVVIDEEWKAYNEKQIADIDKSVYQSRESESKNGTIYFKYIDDYDTEITKTVSTKITDAGTPYFTDSVAYRCEGLFLLQDGTKSVFQSDNNGYIMRGRVANHIDGFRTMLQHMHKGDQVEVIIPYQLGYGTTAQYDSNGYVKIPAYTALRFKIYLIDIIPDNPGEFD; via the coding sequence ATGAATAAAAAACTATTTGCTTTAATCGCCATATTCTGCTCGCTGGCATTCTGTATTTCATGTAGCACCGACAATGATGTCGTGATAGATGAAGAATGGAAAGCATATAATGAAAAGCAAATCGCGGATATCGATAAATCGGTATATCAGTCCCGTGAATCGGAAAGTAAAAATGGCACTATATACTTCAAATATATAGATGATTATGATACAGAAATAACTAAAACTGTTTCCACTAAAATCACAGATGCCGGAACTCCATATTTTACAGATAGTGTAGCTTATCGCTGCGAAGGTCTTTTCCTCTTGCAAGATGGGACAAAATCAGTGTTCCAGAGCGACAACAACGGATACATTATGCGCGGCCGGGTAGCCAATCATATCGATGGATTCAGGACAATGCTACAACATATGCATAAAGGGGATCAGGTTGAGGTAATTATCCCTTACCAGCTTGGATATGGTACAACTGCCCAGTATGACTCGAATGGTTATGTGAAAATTCCGGCTTATACTGCACTCAGATTTAAGATATATCTGATAGATATAATTCCTGATAATCCGGGAGAGTTTGATTAA
- a CDS encoding glycine--tRNA ligase, whose amino-acid sequence MSEDVFKKIVSHCKEYGFVFQSSEIYDGLSAVYDYGQMGVELKNNIKKYWWDSMVLLHENVVGIDSAIFMHPTIWKASGHVDAFNDPLIDNKDSKKRYRADVLIEEYMAKIDDKINKEVEKAAKRFGDSFDEAMFRQTNPRILENQAKRDEVHTRFAKALNDSNLEELRQIIIDCEIVDPISGTRNWTDVRQFNLMFATEMGSTADGAMKVYLRPETAQGIFVNFLNVQKTGRMKIPFGIAQIGKAFRNEIVARQFIFRMREFEQMEMQFFVRPGEELEWFAKWKETRMKWHKALGYGDHKYRFHDHDKLAHYANAATDIEFEMPFGFKEVEGIHSRTDFDLSSHEQYSGKKLQYFDPELNKSYTPYVIETSIGVDRMFLSTMSAAYCEEELEGGESRVVLKLPAALAPIKLAVLPLIKKDGLPEKAQEIIDNLKFDFKCQYDEKDSIGKRYRRQDAIGTPYCVTVDHQSLEDNTVTIRYRDTMKQERVAIDKLADIIADKVSMRNLLKTI is encoded by the coding sequence ATGTCAGAAGATGTTTTTAAGAAGATAGTTTCACACTGCAAAGAGTATGGTTTTGTATTTCAGTCCAGCGAAATATATGATGGTTTAAGCGCCGTGTACGATTATGGGCAGATGGGCGTAGAGCTGAAAAACAACATTAAGAAATATTGGTGGGACAGCATGGTCTTGCTACACGAGAATGTAGTAGGTATCGACTCCGCCATCTTTATGCACCCCACAATCTGGAAAGCTTCGGGACATGTAGATGCCTTCAACGATCCTTTGATAGACAACAAAGACAGTAAAAAACGTTATCGTGCCGACGTGCTCATAGAAGAGTATATGGCAAAGATCGACGATAAGATAAACAAAGAAGTAGAGAAAGCGGCAAAAAGATTCGGCGACAGCTTCGATGAAGCCATGTTTCGCCAGACAAACCCGCGTATACTCGAAAATCAGGCAAAACGTGACGAGGTACATACCCGCTTTGCAAAAGCATTGAACGATAGTAACCTGGAGGAACTCCGCCAGATTATCATCGATTGCGAGATAGTAGATCCTATCAGCGGAACACGCAACTGGACCGATGTGCGCCAGTTCAACCTGATGTTTGCCACCGAAATGGGCTCTACCGCCGATGGTGCAATGAAAGTATACCTGCGCCCCGAAACGGCACAGGGTATCTTTGTAAACTTCCTGAATGTGCAAAAAACAGGAAGGATGAAGATACCGTTTGGTATAGCACAGATAGGTAAAGCATTCCGCAACGAGATAGTTGCACGCCAGTTTATCTTCCGTATGCGCGAATTCGAACAGATGGAAATGCAATTCTTTGTTCGTCCGGGAGAAGAACTGGAATGGTTTGCCAAATGGAAAGAAACCCGTATGAAATGGCACAAGGCACTTGGATACGGAGATCACAAATACCGTTTCCACGATCACGATAAGTTGGCACACTATGCAAATGCCGCTACCGACATCGAATTTGAAATGCCGTTCGGGTTCAAAGAAGTAGAGGGAATTCATTCCCGTACCGACTTCGACCTGAGCAGCCATGAACAGTATTCAGGTAAAAAATTACAATATTTCGACCCTGAACTCAATAAATCGTATACACCTTACGTTATTGAAACGTCAATCGGTGTCGACCGCATGTTCTTATCTACTATGTCAGCAGCATATTGCGAAGAAGAACTGGAGGGTGGTGAAAGCCGTGTGGTATTAAAGCTACCGGCAGCATTAGCTCCAATCAAGCTGGCTGTACTGCCTTTGATAAAGAAAGACGGACTACCGGAGAAGGCTCAGGAAATAATCGATAATCTGAAATTCGATTTCAAATGCCAGTATGACGAAAAAGACAGTATCGGTAAACGTTACCGCCGTCAGGATGCTATTGGTACTCCTTATTGCGTAACGGTAGACCATCAGTCGCTGGAGGACAATACTGTCACAATCCGCTATCGCGACACTATGAAACAGGAGCGCGTAGCCATAGACAAACTGGCTGATATAATAGCCGACAAAGTAAGTATGAGGAACTTATTGAAAACAATATAA
- the cdaA gene encoding diadenylate cyclase CdaA produces MENFTIKDIIDILLVATVMYQLYRIVSRSGTGAIFKGVLAFIVLWVLISQVLQMRLMGAILDKFTDFGLFVLIIIFQDEIKRFLISLGSNRTFRFITKIFRSKDVGELNDSVITSLVLACMNMAKTYTGALIVIEQEIKLGNFADTGEAMDADISTRLIENIFFKNTPLHDGAMIIGGNRIKAAGCILPVAQNHDIPKSFGLRHRAAIGISQETDAKVIVVSEERGKISFVSQGKIEANIPPEKLQELLIGTMRKKKKTKMTGS; encoded by the coding sequence ATGGAAAATTTTACAATAAAAGATATTATTGATATCCTGTTGGTTGCAACAGTGATGTATCAATTGTATCGAATTGTATCGAGGTCCGGAACAGGTGCTATCTTTAAAGGTGTTTTGGCGTTTATAGTCCTATGGGTACTTATTTCGCAGGTATTACAGATGCGGCTGATGGGAGCTATCCTCGACAAGTTTACTGACTTCGGGCTATTTGTTCTTATCATTATCTTTCAGGATGAAATAAAGCGATTTCTTATCTCTCTTGGATCGAACCGTACATTCCGATTTATAACCAAAATATTCAGGTCGAAAGATGTCGGAGAGTTAAATGATTCTGTCATAACCTCTCTTGTGCTGGCCTGTATGAATATGGCTAAAACATATACCGGAGCTCTGATTGTGATAGAGCAGGAGATAAAACTTGGTAACTTTGCCGACACCGGGGAGGCGATGGATGCTGATATAAGTACCCGCCTTATTGAGAATATTTTCTTCAAAAATACACCTTTGCACGACGGTGCGATGATTATAGGAGGTAACAGGATTAAGGCGGCAGGATGTATTCTTCCGGTAGCCCAGAATCATGATATTCCAAAATCTTTCGGATTAAGGCACAGGGCGGCTATAGGTATATCGCAGGAAACCGATGCTAAAGTAATTGTGGTATCGGAAGAGCGCGGTAAGATTTCGTTTGTGAGTCAGGGTAAAATTGAGGCAAATATACCCCCTGAGAAGTTACAGGAGCTTCTTATAGGAACCATGCGCAAGAAGAAGAAAACGAAAATGACGGGCAGTTAA
- a CDS encoding phosphatidylglycerol lysyltransferase domain-containing protein has protein sequence MINFKQITLSDKKEIDACFSGNIYRACDFCFANLFAWNAKFKTMYAVEHRTIFLRFQDSDGQLYYMMPIGKMPLKDAFELIMKDAEDNRIPFQMKGITFRMWENIQKEMPDKFRYLPDRNNDEYIYLSEKLIKLSGKKLQSKRNHINRFKADNPDWEYFPLTSKKELGECVRMLDEWEEKSTSAINITQRYDYIATRLMLEHFEYLQLRGGAVRVNGRIVAFTIGEPLTEDSFVVHVEKAFGDMNGAYTIINQQFIEHEASEFMYINREEDMGLDNLRKAKMSYYPDILLEEGMLIPKV, from the coding sequence ATGATCAACTTTAAACAAATTACACTATCAGATAAAAAAGAAATAGATGCCTGTTTTTCCGGAAATATTTATCGTGCCTGTGACTTTTGCTTTGCTAACCTGTTTGCATGGAATGCTAAGTTTAAGACAATGTATGCTGTAGAGCATCGTACGATATTTCTTCGTTTTCAGGATTCTGACGGGCAGCTCTATTATATGATGCCGATAGGCAAAATGCCTCTAAAAGACGCTTTTGAATTAATAATGAAAGATGCGGAGGACAACAGGATTCCTTTTCAAATGAAGGGGATTACATTCCGAATGTGGGAGAATATACAGAAAGAGATGCCTGATAAGTTCCGTTACCTTCCCGACAGGAATAATGATGAATATATCTATTTGTCTGAGAAGCTAATAAAGCTGTCGGGTAAAAAGCTGCAAAGTAAACGCAATCATATCAACCGCTTTAAAGCGGATAATCCGGATTGGGAATATTTTCCATTGACCTCTAAGAAAGAGTTGGGCGAATGTGTGCGAATGCTTGACGAGTGGGAGGAGAAATCAACCTCTGCTATTAATATAACCCAACGTTACGATTATATAGCGACAAGACTAATGCTTGAGCATTTTGAATACCTACAACTGCGTGGAGGTGCTGTGCGTGTGAATGGGCGGATTGTGGCTTTTACAATAGGAGAACCGCTGACTGAGGATTCATTTGTGGTACATGTTGAAAAAGCATTTGGTGATATGAATGGTGCTTATACTATCATCAATCAACAGTTTATTGAGCACGAAGCTTCGGAATTTATGTATATCAACAGAGAGGAAGATATGGGGCTGGACAATTTGCGTAAAGCCAAGATGTCTTACTATCCGGATATTCTTCTAGAGGAAGGTATGCTGATACCGAAGGTATAA